The following proteins are co-located in the Phyllostomus discolor isolate MPI-MPIP mPhyDis1 chromosome 1, mPhyDis1.pri.v3, whole genome shotgun sequence genome:
- the DCAF16 gene encoding DDB1- and CUL4-associated factor 16 isoform X1 encodes MGPRNPSPDPLSESESEEEENANYLNDSSGEEWDSSEEEDPVVPNLTPLESLAWQVKCLLKYSTTWKPLNPNSWLYHAKLLDPSTPVHILREIGLRLSHCSHCVPKLEPIPEWPPLASCGVPPFQKPLTSPSRLSRDHATLNGALQFATKQLSRTLSRATPITEYLKQIPNSCVSGCCCGWLTKTVKETTRTEPINTTYSYTDFQKAVNKLLTASL; translated from the coding sequence ATGGGTCCCAGAAATCCCTCTCCTGACCCCTTGTCAGAATCGGAaagtgaagaagaagaaaatgctaaCTACCTAAATGATAGTTCTGGGGAAGAGTGGGATTCCTCCGAAGAAGAGGATCCTGTGGTGCCCAACCTGACACCTCTTGAGAGTCTTGCCTGGCAGGTTAAgtgccttttaaaatattcaacaacTTGGAAACCTTTAAATCCCAATTCCTGGTTATATCATGCTAAACTCTTAGATCCAAGCACACCGGTCCATATACTTCGGGAGATAGGTCTGAGGCTCTCCCATTGCTCCCACTGTGTGCCCAAACTGGAACCGATTCCTGAATGGCCACCCCTGGCTTCTTGTGGAGTCCCACCTTTTCAGAAGCCCCTGACAAGTCCCAGCCGGCTTTCCAGAGACCATGCCACCCTGAACGGAGCGCTGCAGTTTGCCACCAAGCAGTTAAGCCGAACCTTGAGTAGAGCCACTCCCATAACTGAATACCTAAAACAGATCCCTAATTCGTGTGTCTCTGGTTGTTGCTGTGGCTGGTTAACCAAAACGGTTAAGGAAACAACCCGCACTGAACCAATCAACACTACTTACTCTTACACTGACTTTCAAAAGGCAGTTAACAAACTCTTAACTGCATCACTATAA